CAAATCGCAGGAGTTGAAGTCGACGCAAGTTGATCTGGTTGCGCGCGGTCAGTATCTGGTGAACACCGGCCTGTGCCATGATTGCCACACGCCGAAAGTGTTCACTGCACAAGGCGAGCCGGTACCGGATTCGACGCGTTTGCTTGCCGGCCATCCGGCCGGGTTGCCCCATCCCGAATGGACGCCGGCAGATTTGCAGAAGCGCAATATCATCATCACCGGCAGTTCCATGCTGACTGCCTGGGCCGGGCCGTGGGGGGTGAGCTTCGCCACTAATCTCACGCCGGATACCAGCACCGGCATTGGCGAATGGACGGAAGAAAGTTTCATTCGCACATTGCGCAGCGGCAAGCATCAAGGCTATCCCAATGGTCGCGATATTCTGCCGCCCATGCCGTGGCAATTTATCGGTCAAAAGTCCGACGATGATCTCAAAGCGATCTGGGCCTATTTGCGCAGCCTGCCGCCGGTGACGAATCAGGTGCCGTTGCCGGTGCCGCCCGTTCGGACGGTATCGATGGCGCAGTAGTACGGCCGGGCCGGTCTGTTTCTGCACGAAACAAGATGAGGCAGGTTCGTGACCGGACTGCAGCAGCGGTTTTCGACGATTGATTGGATTGACAGGATGCGTGAAGAGTCCAGCCGATCTTGTCTTTTTGGGGTGACGAAAGGTAAAACACGGATCCTGCGCCGGCAGATTTCGGCTGTCATAGTGTGTTCAGTTCAATTGAAGAGAACCAAGCACGATGCGCGCCGCATCGATTCGGCCGGCGAGCCTTTGAAATGACAGGCCGCGTTGCATAATCTCGTCACACGATGGCTGGCACAGCCCGGCCGGCTGTTGTAGTAGTTTCGCTGCATCAGGGCACACTCCGTGAGCCTGCATGCAAAACGTGCAATACCCCATTGCGCCGCGCTGCAAGGTCACGCGCAAACGCGGCAGTCAACGAGGATCACGGCGTTGCATAACAGGGAGTAAGAAGAAATGCCGGCAAGAATGCAGCTCTGGCTTGGCGTGCTGCTGGCTGTGAGTGCGGCGCGCGCGCAATGGCAATCGGTTCCCTCCCCGGCAGACCGTGTTTTGGTTTTTGCATCGGGCAGCACACGTATTTTTGCCGGCAGCGAAGACAGTGGTTTGTGGATTAGCAGCGATGGCGGCGCCAGTTTTCAAGTCCATCCCACCGGACTGCCGGAGATGGACTATGACATCCGGGCGTTGGAGATTCGCCAGGACACGGTGTGGGCCGCCATGCTGGGCGGCGGGGTGTGCCGCAGCGTCGATGGCGGAGCCACCTGGACGCGTTTTAACGAAGGATTTGAAACCCAGGTTTTTGCCGGCGGCCTCGCCGTGATTGGCGACACCGTGTACGCTGCCATTGAATGGGCGCCGGGGTTGCAGCCAAGCGGTGTTTACAAGACCGCCGTGCAACAGGCCAAATGGCAGCGCAGCGGCATTGGATTCCCAATCGGGATCGCCGGAATCACCGCGCTGACCGTGACGAAATCAGGCTTGATCCTGGTTGGCCTGGCGCTGGGCGGCAGACAGGGCAATTTGCAAGTCAGCTTGGATCGTGGTGCAACCTGGCAGAATCGCAATCTTGGCGGCGTGCAGGGTGTGCTGTCGCTGGCAGTGGAGGGCGAAACCATTTACGCCGGCACTACTTCCGGATTGTACGTTTCGCGTGATTCCGTCGCGACCTGGCAGAGTGTGGGAACAGAATTGCAAAACGGCGTGGTGGATGATTTGCTGCTGTTCAATCACACGCTGTATGCTGCAGTGGATGGCGTGGGTGTGGTTGCCACTGCCGATGGTGGCGTTCACTGGAACAATCTCACCGGCAATCTGCCGCTCGCCGGCGATTTTGTCAGCGCGATTTTCATCCACCAAGGAAAATTGTATGCCGGCCTTTCTGCCAGTCACGGCGTGTGGAGCCGGGCGCTGCCCACCAACGGCGTGGATGACGCGGCGCCTGTTCCAACCGGCATTACGTTGCTGCAGAACCATCCCAACCCCTTCAATCCCGCCACCACGATTTCCTTCCGATTGTCGCGGCCGGCAGTGGTGACGCTGAAGGTCCACAATCTGCTCGGCTGGGAAGTGGCTACGCTGCTGAATCGCGAGCTGAGACCGGCCGGCGTGAACGCCATCACCTTCCAGGCGCGCGGTCTGGCCAGTGGCATCTATCTGTACCGTTTAACTGCCGGCAGCCATACCCAAACGCAACGCATGGTTTTGATCAGATAGCGCTCCAACAATTGGCTTGGCGGCGCGGCCGGGAATAGTCTGTCAGGCAAACATTCGCGGCCGGCTGCCTCAGCCATAGCACCTCTTCCCGCTCGCTCTGCAGCCTTTTGGACTTTTCCTTACCCTTTGCCCTCACGAGAACAGCAGGACACTTTCTGCAGAGCTTGCGTTTGGGCGCTCTGCCCATTTTGTCCCCACGCGAACATTCCCGTCAGCTTTCCTGTCCCCCTTTGTTCAGTCGCCATCTCAAAAGGCCGTTTTGGCAGTGAGTTACTGGATGGCAAAAAAATTGCTTGCCTAGTTTGCCCTCAACTACTGCAATTGAGATATTTCCCCAATCACGCAAGCGCTTTCTTCTTTTTTTGACTGCAGAAGACGCGGGCTGTTGTTCAATTGACCAATTGCGCAGGGAGAATCAACATGTTTCCGCAGCACCTTTTTGCCCGAAAATTCCCTTGTAAAGTTACTTTTGTCTTTGGAATTTTACTGGTGACGATTTTGTCCATAGCCTGGCGTTATGGCGAAGACATCAAAACCAAAAACGCCGCGGCGCACAGCACCTTTCATTATGAATTGATGCGCGTGCTCTGTCGCGCCGCCGGTTTCACCGCGGAGGAAGCCGAGCTGATCGCAGTTGCTGATCAAGCCACCGACACCGGTGAATTCAAAGGCGAATTCAGCAATTCGACCGCAGTGGTAATCGACAGCACGCAACGCACCGGCAAAAATGTTCTCTATTGGCATTTCGCGCGACGGGACAGCAGCAGCGCAACCGGCGGATGGAGCTATCCTGGCGGACGCAATACTTGCGCTTATTTTATCAGCGCCGCCGGCGCCTGCGCGGACCATCCCGAGCTGAACGAGATCGAGAAGTGGGCGGTTGCGGGTATCAATGCGCTGTCCGTGGACGTGCCAGCCGCTTCCGTCAACGGCGGCCTCGAGCAGCCAGTTGCAGGCAAATCGTCTCTGGCGCTGGCGATTTATTTGCACGCCCTGGCGGACTCCTATTCGCACGAGGCGTGCATGAAAGCAGCCCAGTTTCGCGGCCACAACCCGCGCCCGCAGGAATGCACGGCGGTTTATTGGCACGAGCAGGCGGAATTCGGCAGTGTCCCCTCGCGTGATGCAGGTGTGCCCTACACCGTGGAAGCCGCATGGGCAACCTGGCTCGCGGTGAAGTGGTTTCGTCAACAAAATGGCTTGATCGGGCCGCCGTTGTGGAGTGATGAGCAAGCGCGGCAATTCATCGGGCAGTGGGCTGCCCTTGATCAGGCTCGCGATCGCCGGGAAATGGCGATGACGGCCTGGCAGGCGTTGCAGTGAGGTTCTCTTTGGATTTGGCGCGGGCTTCCGACCTGCAAACTTCGAAATCGGAGTGCAACGATTTATCGTTGCAATGCTGATGTTTTGCACTCCGGTTCATTTCAGAAGAACCGCCCATGTCGGCTTCGACACCAGATGATGAAATGAATGTTTGTGGTGATGCCTTCAAACGTTCAGCTTTTACCGAACCCCGACGCCCAAAGGCGAGACTACGAATTTATCTCCACAAGAATACCATGAAGCACTCACTCAATTTTTGTTGTTGCCCTTTTTCCCTGCCGGCATTGTGCGCCCTGGCGAGCCTCTTTTGTGGCTGCAAAAAAGAAACAAACCCCGCGACCGCGCCACAACCGCCGCAGCCACAGGCCGGGCCGTACTTTCATCAAATCTATAGCGCCTCCAGCGGCGATGGCTTGAACTGGACTTTCGACAATCGCATGTTGCTCGATCATGCTTCTGTGCCCGCTGCGATTGTGACACCCGCAGGAAAAATTCGCATCTATTATGTCGATGCCTCGCGGGTGCCGGAGAACACCAACTGCGCCGAATCCAGCGACGGCGGCGTGACTTTCACGGTGCTCGGTTGCACCATCGCCAATCGCGCCAACGACAAGGCGCTGGATCCGAGCATCGTGCTATTGCCGGATGGCCGCTATCGGCTTTACTACTACGCCAGCAAGCAGAATCCCAACACCACCGACAAGCATTCGATCTACAGCGCGATCTCGAGTGACGGCGTTCATTTCACACAGGAGCAGGAGGTCTTTGCACGCGACGGTTTGGTCGATCCCGACGTGTTTCAAGTGGGCGACGAGTGGTTCATGTATGTTTTCAGCCTCAACGAGGGCGCAACCATTATGGCGCGCAGCCGTGATGGCTTGAATTTCAGCTACGTCGGGCCGCTGGGCTTGCGCGAATGGGGCACGACCGCGCCGGTGAAGCTCGATGACGGCTGCTGGCGCTTGTACGCCTTCAATCAACGCGGCAATCAAACCGTGGGCAGCTTTGTTTCAAGCGACGGGTTGAATTGGACGCAGGAAGCCGGCGTGCGTTTCACCGCGCCCGCCGGCTGGCAAGTCACCGATCCCTTCGTCGTGCGCCTGCCCGACCGCACGTGGAAAATGGTGATGAAGATGCATCAATGAAAAATGACATTTCGTAGTCGCGCCTTCAGGCGCGGACCCTGAAGGGTCTACTACAAAAGTTACTCTCACGAGAATAAAAAAGGAGCAACCATGAAGCGAGCAAATTGCCTGATCATCAACCTTCTCTTTGCATTCTCCGCCTCGGCGCAGCACGGCATCGATCCGCGTTGGTCAACGCCCACGCCGGTGGCAAAATCCAACCCCAACGCCTCCGCCACCGGCGCGGTGGCTAACAACATGGTGGTGACCAACAACGGCACGGTCATCATTTTTTACAAAGAGAACAACGCAAATTACTACGTTGGTTCGAGCGACAACGGCAAAACCTGGAATGCGCCGGCGCCGACGCTTTTTACACCGGCCACGAAAACCGGCGCCAACAGCACCATCAGCGCGGACCTCGATCTCGCCGGAAACATTCATACCATTTGGTCGGCGCGTACGCCTTCCGGTTTGTTCTACTCGCGCTGGGACGCGGCCACACAAACGTGGTCGGATACGCTGCGCATTTCCAAGAGCGTGCGCTATCGCATCACCTACAGCCAGCTTACCACCGACCGCAAGAATCGTTTGCACGCCTGCTGGATGGACGGCGAGGTGCAATCGCGATCGTACTCCGAAGTGATGTACAGCCGCTCCCTCGACGGCGGACGGACGTGGAGCGCGCCGTTGCGTTTGAGCAAGGATGACAACATGCACTCGGCGTTTCCCATGCCGGCTTTTCCGGCGCGACGAGCGACACGCTCGGCATTGCCTGGCGCGACAGCGTGAGCAGCAGCAATTGGGACATCATGATGGCGTACACGCTCGACGGTGGTGCAAGCTGGTCGCAGCCTTTGCTGGTGAGCGGCGGCAGTGGCATTCAATCCGATCCCAGTCTGATTGTTGATAAAAACGGCATTTTTCATTTGGCGCATCACGAGTATCCGCAAGGCGGCGCGCCGCAATCGGCCAATGTCAAGTATGGCTATTCCACCAATCACGGCCTGAGCTGGACGTTCAAGCAGCTTTCGACGGCCAATGTGCGCAGCCATCTCGTGAAGGAGGCATACGATTATGCCAACGATGTGGTGTGGATTTTTTGGAAGGACGAGCGCGATTTCGTCTCGCCGTTCGACCGGCGCGCGGACATCATCGGCGCCGCCATCACCAATGGCGGCACGACCCTCGGCAATCCGGAGTTTCTCTCCGATGGCGGCAGCCTCGAGTACGGTTTTCACAATTTCAAAGTCGGGCCGGACGGCATTGTGCGCGCGCATTTCAACACATTTTACTCCGACGGCACGCCTTCGACGATTTACTACACCGAGCGCCGCAGCGTGAGCACGGGCGTGAGTGAAGCGCCCTCTGCCATGCCGCAGGAGTTTGTGCTGCAGCAGAATTATCCCAACCCGTTTAATCCGTCAACAGTCATCAGTTTTCAGTTACCAGTGAGCAGTCACGTGATGCTGAAGATGTTCGATGTGAATGGCCGAGAAGTGGCGACGGTGGTGGAAGGCAATCTCGCCGCGGGAAATCATGCTGTGCCGTTTGTGCCGCGCGATTTAGCCAGCGGAATTTATTTTTACAAAATCACCGCGGGTCAATTTTCGCAAACGCGCAAGGCGGTTTTTGTGAAGTAGGAATTGTAACGCAGGCTTCCAGCCCAATGCTGCTAACTTTTCGGAAAGGCAGGCCAATTGCGGGCAAAACAATTCAAAAGCAATGACAGAAAAATGAATGGCAAAAATATGTGGGCGGGTTTTCATCAAAAACACTCTTGGTCGCTTGGTAAGAAACCTGAATATCTTTCTGCCATACATCTTCCTGTCATGACTTTCTTGAAAAAGCTAGTGACATTGGGCTTCCAGCCTGCAGGCAGACAAGCGGCCTGCGCTGCGGTTCGTGCCGTGCGCGGCGTGACATGTGGCATGAAAGCTCTGCGGAATGGTAGCTACTCTTCAACTCAAAGACTCAACAAAAATCACGGAGTAAAATTTATGAAGAAGTCCGTCGTTTGCTTTTCTGTTTTACTGCTGGTGGCGCGCGTGAATTTCGCGCAGCACGGCGTCGGCCCCTTTTGGGGGCCGGAAAAGCTTTTGCCCAAAGCGAACCCCAATAGCTCGCAACGCGGGCAATTGTTCAACAACATGGTCGTCACCTCCACCGGCAGGGTGATCATTACGACGACCGAATTGAATCCCAACAATTCAAATCAAATCCTCGGGCACTACTTCACCTATTCCGACGACGGCGGCGACACCTGGCTCAATCCGCCCAAAAAGTTCACGCCCACCAGTCTCGTGATCGGCGGCAGCTCGCCGAAATTGATGATCGATGATGCGGACGTCGTTTACGTTTTGTGGACCGCAAAAAGTCCAGCGGCGTTGTTCTGCTCGCGTCTGGATGCGAATCTGAACGTGCTCACCGATTCCGTACGCGTGGGCTCGAAAGTGTTGTACGATAATTTCTCCACGCATTTGACCATCGACCGCAAGAACCGCCTGCACGCCATGTGGCACGAGGGCAATTTGGATCTCGGCCATATCAGCGAGGTGTATTATGCGCGCTCCACCGATCGCGGTCAAACGTGGAGCCGGCCAGTCATGCTCAGCGCCAACGACGGCAGAAAATCCGCGTTCCCGCATGCTGAGTTTGAAACTGCGGGCGACACACTCGCCATTCCGTGGCGCGACTCCGTGAGCGTGAGTGAAAAGTGGAACATCATCATGGCCACCAGCACCAATGGCGGCGCCAATTGGAGCACGCCGCAGCCAGTGGTGACGGGAACGCACATCGATTCCGATCCCGATCTCGTGGTTGATTCATTCAATCGGCTTCATCTGTTTTATCATCAATATCCCACCGGCAACGCGCATGCGGGCGCGAACATTCGCTATGCTTATTCCGACGATCTCGGCGCCACGTGGAATCCCAGGTCATTTCGCCAGCTTTCGGAAAACGGCATACGCTCGCATTTGTTGGAGGGCAGCCGATACGATCCGGTGCGCAACGTGTTGTGGACAACGTGGAAAGATGAACGCGATTTTTTCCGCGGCCAGGCGCGCGCGGATATGAAGGTGGCATATTCTCTCGATCGCGGCGCGACGTGGTTGCCGAATCCGCCGGAGTTTGCGACGGATTGGGACACGTTGACCATCGGCTTCAAGGCCGCGGCGATTTTTCCGAACGGCGATTTCGCGGTGAATTACGAGGTTTTTTTCGAATCCGGCGGTGCAGCGCAGAGCGTGTATTTCAGAAAACGGCAGGGCGTGATTACCGGCGTGCAACAGCCGGCGTTGGAAATGCCGCAGGTCTACGCACTCGCACAGAATTATCCGAATCCGTTCAATCCCTCGACCGTGATCAGTTTTCAGTTGCCAGTGGGCAGTCACGTGACGCTGAAGGTGTTCGATGTGAATGGCAGAGAAGTGGCGACGTTGGTGGATGGCGAGATGGCGGCAGGAAATCATACCGTAACCTTCGCGCCGCACGAGTTGGCGGGAGGAATTTATTTCTACCAGCTCACTGCGGGAAAATTTTCGCAAACGCGCAAGGCGGTGTTGATCCAATAATGGAGCGGCAAGAAATGCGACAACACCGTAGCGAGATCATCCTGCGAAAGCAAAAACTCCCCGCGTGGCTCATCGCCATCGCGCTGATCATGCCGTTGAGCCCTGTGAGCGCGCAGACTCTGGTCGAAACACGCCTTGCTTCCGAGGCCGGCGGCGCAGAGGGAATTTTCATTCGCATCACCCCGCCCACACGGGCGCGCTACAGCTCCCTCGGCGCGCCGGTGATCATTCATGTCGCCGGCGGCTTTGGCAGCAACGGGCTTACTGTTGCCAATCCGCCGTGGTCGTTGCCGGATTGCATCGAGATTCGTTTCAATTTTCCCGGTGGCGGCTCGGGCGCCACATTGAGTGGCGGCGCTTATGACGATCGCGGGCCGAATTGTTTGAAAACGCTGCGCGACGTCATCCGCTTCGCATTGGGCACAACGGCAGATGCGAACGGCAAAAAACTCTCCCAACTGGTGAATTCCATCGTTCCGCTCGCTTCCAA
The window above is part of the candidate division KSB1 bacterium genome. Proteins encoded here:
- a CDS encoding diheme cytochrome c-553, with protein sequence MRKSLLVLLAILPAALFPGCANKSQELKSTQVDLVARGQYLVNTGLCHDCHTPKVFTAQGEPVPDSTRLLAGHPAGLPHPEWTPADLQKRNIIITGSSMLTAWAGPWGVSFATNLTPDTSTGIGEWTEESFIRTLRSGKHQGYPNGRDILPPMPWQFIGQKSDDDLKAIWAYLRSLPPVTNQVPLPVPPVRTVSMAQ
- a CDS encoding T9SS type A sorting domain-containing protein translates to MPARMQLWLGVLLAVSAARAQWQSVPSPADRVLVFASGSTRIFAGSEDSGLWISSDGGASFQVHPTGLPEMDYDIRALEIRQDTVWAAMLGGGVCRSVDGGATWTRFNEGFETQVFAGGLAVIGDTVYAAIEWAPGLQPSGVYKTAVQQAKWQRSGIGFPIGIAGITALTVTKSGLILVGLALGGRQGNLQVSLDRGATWQNRNLGGVQGVLSLAVEGETIYAGTTSGLYVSRDSVATWQSVGTELQNGVVDDLLLFNHTLYAAVDGVGVVATADGGVHWNNLTGNLPLAGDFVSAIFIHQGKLYAGLSASHGVWSRALPTNGVDDAAPVPTGITLLQNHPNPFNPATTISFRLSRPAVVTLKVHNLLGWEVATLLNRELRPAGVNAITFQARGLASGIYLYRLTAGSHTQTQRMVLIR
- a CDS encoding glycoside hydrolase, giving the protein MKRANCLIINLLFAFSASAQHGIDPRWSTPTPVAKSNPNASATGAVANNMVVTNNGTVIIFYKENNANYYVGSSDNGKTWNAPAPTLFTPATKTGANSTISADLDLAGNIHTIWSARTPSGLFYSRWDAATQTWSDTLRISKSVRYRITYSQLTTDRKNRLHACWMDGEVQSRSYSEVMYSRSLDGGRTWSAPLRLSKDDNMHSAFPMPAFPARRATRSALPGATA
- a CDS encoding T9SS type A sorting domain-containing protein, with protein sequence MSSSNWDIMMAYTLDGGASWSQPLLVSGGSGIQSDPSLIVDKNGIFHLAHHEYPQGGAPQSANVKYGYSTNHGLSWTFKQLSTANVRSHLVKEAYDYANDVVWIFWKDERDFVSPFDRRADIIGAAITNGGTTLGNPEFLSDGGSLEYGFHNFKVGPDGIVRAHFNTFYSDGTPSTIYYTERRSVSTGVSEAPSAMPQEFVLQQNYPNPFNPSTVISFQLPVSSHVMLKMFDVNGREVATVVEGNLAAGNHAVPFVPRDLASGIYFYKITAGQFSQTRKAVFVK
- a CDS encoding T9SS type A sorting domain-containing protein codes for the protein MKKSVVCFSVLLLVARVNFAQHGVGPFWGPEKLLPKANPNSSQRGQLFNNMVVTSTGRVIITTTELNPNNSNQILGHYFTYSDDGGDTWLNPPKKFTPTSLVIGGSSPKLMIDDADVVYVLWTAKSPAALFCSRLDANLNVLTDSVRVGSKVLYDNFSTHLTIDRKNRLHAMWHEGNLDLGHISEVYYARSTDRGQTWSRPVMLSANDGRKSAFPHAEFETAGDTLAIPWRDSVSVSEKWNIIMATSTNGGANWSTPQPVVTGTHIDSDPDLVVDSFNRLHLFYHQYPTGNAHAGANIRYAYSDDLGATWNPRSFRQLSENGIRSHLLEGSRYDPVRNVLWTTWKDERDFFRGQARADMKVAYSLDRGATWLPNPPEFATDWDTLTIGFKAAAIFPNGDFAVNYEVFFESGGAAQSVYFRKRQGVITGVQQPALEMPQVYALAQNYPNPFNPSTVISFQLPVGSHVTLKVFDVNGREVATLVDGEMAAGNHTVTFAPHELAGGIYFYQLTAGKFSQTRKAVLIQ